In Juglans microcarpa x Juglans regia isolate MS1-56 chromosome 4S, Jm3101_v1.0, whole genome shotgun sequence, a single window of DNA contains:
- the LOC121262462 gene encoding protein EARLY-RESPONSIVE TO DEHYDRATION 7, chloroplastic-like — translation MASQDPNHKTPLYPDVIQSNPDAPSHPTPSSPSYNLYPSIDMRDLVENLFLDPPDYPQNPNSNSYCSPSAPPEATEEVLIRIPSAILNLIDKHYSVELACGELTIVRIRQGDNAVVVLARIAEEIQWPLAKDEAVVKLDDSHYFFSFRAPKEHGSGSDSSDEEDKRYGKDSDDLLNYGLTIASKEQEYLVRKLDGILHSYSSFSMHKVSENAKIKKGDALDGSVAKEISPADMKTERKELMEKQCAAYWTTLAPNVEDYSGTAAKMIAAGSGKLIKGILWCGDVTVERLKLGNEVMKKRVKPRSNSEIDPKTLKRIRRVKRVSKMTEKVANGVLSGVVKVSGFLTSSVANSKVGKKFFSLMPGEIVLASLDGFSKICDAVEVAGKHVLSTSSTVTTELVSHRYGEQAGQATSEGLDAAGHVIGTAWAAFKIRKAFNPKSVLKPTTLAKSAAKAAAKEKKAKKSQ, via the exons ATGGCTTCCCAAGATCCAAACCACAAAACCCCACTCTACCCCGATGTCATCCAATCAAATCCCGACGCTCCCTCTCACCCTACTCCTTCGTCCCCTTCCTACAATCTCTACCCCTCCATCGACATGCGAGACCTCGTCGAGAACCTCTTTCTCGACCCCCCTGATTACCCCCAAAACCCTAACTCTAACAGCTACTGTTCACCCTCGGCCCCGCCTGAGGCCACCGAGGAGGTCCTGATCAGGATCCCCAGTGCCATTCTCAACCTAATCGACAAGCACTACAGCGTCGAGCTCGCCTGTGGCGAACTCACTATCGTACGTATACGGCAGGGGGACAACGCCGTTGTCGTACTCGCCCGCATTGCTGAAGAGATCCAATGGCCGCTGGCCAAGGATGAGGCCGTCGTCAAGCTCGACGACTCGCATTACTTCTTCTCGTTCCGCGCCCCCAAGGAACATGGATCTGGGTCCGACTCGAGCGACGAGGAAGACAAGCGTTATGGAAAGGATTCTGACGATCTGTTGAATTACGGGTTGACGATTGCGTCCAAGGAGCAAGAGTACTTGGTTAGGAAGTTGGATGGGATTTTGCACAGTTACAGTAGCTTCTCGATGCATAAGGTTTCGGAGAATGCGAAGATTAAGAAAGGGGATGCATTGGATGGGTCAGTGGCGAAAGAGATTTCGCCTGCGGATATGAAGACGGAGAGGAAGGAACTTATGGAGAAGCAGTGCGCCGCTTACTGGACGACGCTGGCTCCAAATGTGGAGGACTACAGTGGGACTGCCGCTAAGATGATCGCGGCGGGTTCAGGTAAGCTGATCAAGGGGATATTGTGGTGTGGGGATGTCACAGTGGAGAGGTTGAAATTGGGAAATGAGGTTATGAAAAAAAGGGTGAAGCCGCGCTCCAATTCGGAGATTGATCCCAAAACCTTAAAGCGGATTAGAAG GGTTAAGAGGGTGAGCAAAATGACGGAGAAAGTTGCAAATGGCGTCCTCTCTGGGGTTGTTAAAGTCTCTGGATTTCTTACAAGTTCGGTAGCAAATTCAAAAGTAGGCAAGAAATTTTTCAGCCTAATGCCTGGGGAGATTGTGCTTGCATCCCTGGATGGGTTCA GCAAAATCTGCGATGCTGTTGAAGTAGCTGGAAAACATGTCTTGTCAACATCATCCACTGTGACAACTGAACTCGTCTCCCACAG GTATGGGGAGCAAGCAGGTCAGGCAACAAGTGAAGGGCTTGATGCTGCAGGCCATGTTATAGGCACTGCATGGGCTGCTTTCAAGATCCGAAAGGCATTCAACCCTAAAAGTGTTCTCAAACCTACCACCCTAGCCAAATCTGCTGCTAAAGCTGCAGCCAAAGAGAAAAAGGCTAAGAAGTCCCAGTAA